The segment CCGCCTGTCCGACCGGGCGCCTCCATCAACCGCTCCATCCTCTCTCTACTTTAGCAGCGTCATCTTCTTCGATTGTATCACGACCCCATCGGCAGCCAACCTGTAGTAGTACACGCCCGAGGGAAGCCTATCTGCATGCAAACTCGTTTTGTAGGTTCCGGGTTCCCGTTGATCGTCGACGAGCGTTGAGACAAGACCGCCGCGCACATCATAGACCCTGAGCGAGATATGCCCCGAACGCATCACCTGGTATGAAATTGTCGTTGATGGGTTGAATGGATTGGGGTAGTTCTGCGACAGAGAGAACTCGTTTGGAATGGTCGACACGTTCTCAACAGCAGTGGCAGCCTTGACCGTAACCGTCTTGTTGGGCGCGAAATTCCATTGATCACCCGAATTGGCTCCGTTGAAGTTCACGCTGTTCGCATTCGCATAGATTGTGTAGGTTCCCGGTGTGGCAGGAGCCGTGTATGAAAACGAAAACGTCGCCAGTCCACCGGTGAAAGGTTGCGGAGAGACATGGGTGAGTTCATCGCCGACTTTCTGTAATGGAGAAGAGGCATTCAGCGTCCCTGCGGAAACAGCAATATCTGTCCCAGCGCGAACTGCCGGGCCTCCCTGTACGGTGACTGTGTAATTCCCAGTCTGATTCGGAGAGAGTTCGGCGGGCCCGTCAATGGTCACATTCACACCGGTTGTTGGACTCGTGCCGTGGCATGTACATCCGTTTCCGTTCTTACGCGTCACCCCCGTCATCCCGCTCGCATGCGCAAATACATAGGAGGCATAGAAGACCATGCCAAGAAACAGGAAACCGTAGACGACATAAGCACCGTAGTGCCTCTTAGGTGACTGCGTAGCCAAATCCATAGCGACTCCTCTTCTGTAAGTGTATGATTGTGTTTTGTGAATATGAAACAACACCTGACTTTATCGCAGCAAAGGCACTTTTTTCGGTTGGATGATTGCACCATTCGCACCTAACTACCGGTTGGCAGAAAATGGATGTGCAAACCCAATGCCAGGGGAAGATGCTGCCGGAGCCTCGAATTCAAAGCAAAATCAGGCGTGTCGAACCAATGCGGAACGGGGCTGCTGTGGAAACAGAGCTACATGGAAGGGGGTACTGGGGATTCAAATCCTCACGAAGCGGGATCATCCCGGCGGTATCTGGCCAGGTCAATACCATATTCCTCGATCTTCTTGTAGACAGTCTTCCGATCGAGGTCCATCGAGTCTGCGACAACTTTCACGTTTCCCTGGTGCTCTTCGAGCATGTGCGCCAGGTACCGGGATTCTGCGTCGCCGACGATTTTTTTCATGTAATCCTTGAAGGGGGCATCCACCGAGACCTCCCGAATCATTGCTTCGGGGAAATTCTCTATCTCGGTACGTCCCGGAATTTCGACTGAACCGACTACTTCCCCCTCTGTTTTGATAATGGCGCGCTTGATTACATTTTCAAGCTCGCGTATGTTTCCGGGCCAATGATGGCTCATGAGGGTGGAAATCACTGCAGGAGAAAACGACGTCACTCTGCCCCCCGACAGGCTGCGGTGCTTGCCGAGGAAATGGTCGGCCAGCAGAGACACATCCTCCGGCCGTTGTTTGAGCGTCGGCAGATGGATCGGGAACACGTTGAGCCGATAGAAAAGATCCTCACGAAACAGCCCGCTCTTCGTCATGCCCTGAAGGTCTTTGTTCGTTGCGGCAACGACACGAAGGTCGACGGGCAACGGCTTGTTACTTCCCACCCGTTCTATTTCCTTCTCCTGCAGGACACGCAGGAGTTTGGTCTGGAGGTGAAGAGGAATGTCTCCGATCTCATCAAGAAACACCGTTCCGCCGTTCGCATCTTCAAATTTGCCGATACGAGCCCGCAAGGCTCCCGTGAAGGCCCCTTTCTCATGACCGAAGAGTTCGCTCTCCAGCAACGATTCATTCAGTGCAGAGCATGTGATGACGACAAAGGGTTTCGATTTTCTCGGGCTGTTGTAATGAATCGCCTTGGCAAGCATCTCCTTCCCGGTTCCGGTCTCACCCATGATAAGTACCGTCGCGTCCGTATCCGCCACCTGCCGGACCAGTTTGAAGACCTGCTTCATCGAATCGCTCTGGCTGATGATATTCGCGAAACTGTACCTCCCGCGAAGTTCTTCGCGCAGCTGTCGCAGCTCGCGATCTTTCTTCCGCATTTCAAGCACGCGCCGGATCTTGATCAGCAGCTCATCGTTGTCGCACGGTTTCGTGATGTAGTCGTAAGCTCCCTGTCGGATCGCCTCCACCGCCGTCCGGACAGACCCATACCCCGTGATCATCATGACAGGTGTCTCCGGGGCCCGCGTTTTGATCCACTCCAGCAGCTCGATTCCGTTCATTCCTTCCATCACAAGATCCGTCAGCACGAGATCGAACTTGTCAGGTGCAAAAACCTGCTGCGCTTCCTTCGCTGTGGCGGCGATATGCGCGGTGAACCCGCTGTCCTGGAGGAGCGCGCGTGTCGCGATTCTAAAGGCGTTGTCGTCATCGACGACTAAGATATGTTCATTCATGGCGAGGTCAGGCTGAAGTTAATCGTTGTTCCTGTGGTTGTACCGGAAGTGACACGACAAATGTTGATCCCTCTCCCGGAGTACTTGTCACGTGGATAGTCCCCCGATGCTGGCTGATGATCCCATAGCTTACGGAGAGACCAAGGCCAACGCCGCTCACTTTGCTTTTCGTGGTGAAGAAGGCGTCAAAAATCTTGCCGAGGTTCTCTTTCAGAATCCCCACACCGGAATCACCGATGGAGACCTTCACAAATCCGTTTTCCTGTGCAGTCCTGATCTGCAGGTGACCTCCTCCCGGCATCGCATCCCGCGCATTGAGAACGAGGTTGAGAAATACCTGTTTGAGTTTGTCTAATGACCCTTGCACCATCGGGAGATCAGCACTGAGATCGGGCTTCACATCGATCCGGTTCCTGATCAGTTCATCACCGAAGGATTGAAGGACTTCTTTCACAAGCACGTTGAGATCGACAGGCATCGTCTCTTCCGGCACGAACGAGGTTCTGTAGAAATCGAGCAATTGGCGGGTCAGCTTCGACATACGAGTGACTTCTTCGTATGCGACTTCGATGAGGTCACGCCCCTGCGTTTCCGAAGGAAGCCGTCCGAGACTGGTTTTCAGACAGCTTTGAATGTTGTGTATGGGATTGTTGATTTCGTGTGCAAGCTGCGCCGTGAGTTTTCCTGTCGCTGCAAGCCGTTCACTCTTGACGAGTTCTTCCTGCGCTTCCTTCAGCTTCTGCACTGTTTCATCAAGCTCGCTGTTGCGGGCGATCAGATCCTGGTTGAGACGCCCCAGCTCACTGATTTTCTCCTTGAGCGACCGGCTCATGTCCCCGAACCGCTGCGCCAGAAAGCTCAATTCGTCTCTTCCGCTCACAGCGATGATATGGTCGTAGTTCCCCTTGCTGACCTCGGTCGTCCCTTGCACAAGTGCATTGATGGGCCGTGTCATTCCAACGGAAATTGCATGTCCGATGAGCGTCGTCAGCGCAAGAAAGACCACTGAAATGAGTCCGAATGCTCCCAGGATTGGATTGAGTGACCTGGAAAGCTCCCGGTCGGTGGATTTGATGATCAGGTACTTGATCGGCCTGGCCGTGGATTCCGGTTTGTTCAACTGGAATGCGGTCCCCAGGAAGACATCGTTCGCTGCCTTCACTTTGAGAACGATGGCGGAGTCGGATTCGGCAAGCATTCCCGAGCTCGCGAGCGATGTCATAAGTCCGTCATGGTCTGCGAAACTGATCGTCGAAAGAACAACGTCCCGGTCGTTGGTGAGGATGATCTCGCTGTGGTTGGTCCACTGCTTCAATCTCGCCAGCTCCTCCTGCGTGATGGCAAATCCGAGTGTCAGCGTTCCGACCATTTCGCGATCGACCAGCAGAGGTACTGATGAGACGCGGAAAATCCTGTTCCCAAGAAACCATACATCGGCGGTTGAGCCGGAGCGAAGAGCCTGTTGCACGGAGGCGCGTCCGGCGACATCGTCTTCGATGCGATTGCCGAACACGAGCTGCACAAGGGACTTGCCATGCCTGTCGGTGAGAACCAGAAGATCGCTGGCGGTAGTCTGGTTGAGTTCCTGCGACAGCTGGTAGGCAGTTTTAGGATCCTGAAGTTCGACGACGGCGCGCAGGCGGGGGGATTCTGCGATTACCTGGCACCCGCGCGAAAGGATTTCTGACTGGAGCCCTACGATGCCGTTCAGTGTGGAGCGATTGCTCCGGAGTTGTTCGGAAAATGCGTCCTCAATCCTGCTGCGGGTCCAATAGTTGATAATAAAAAACGTAATCACCAACAGGCTGAGAACAACCCCCCAGATGGAAAGGAGTATTTTAAATCGGAATTTCATCTTTCCCCGTCAGAGAGAATCGCGAAAGGAACAAAACGACAAACCGCCAAGAGCGCCAGGAACGCGAAGAATTTGAGAATCTCGGAATACCAACTACCTCGATCTTTTCTTGGCGGTTCTTCGCGTGCTTCGCGGTTTGCTTCCTCAACACCCGGCTAGAATGAGACTGCCAGCTGCAGTGCGGTAAGATTGTCATTCGTGCCGGTGATTTCCGGCGTTCGGGTCTCACGCCGCACGAGCTTGATCAGAGTGTTCCGGTCGATATGGTAGCCGATCCCGGCTTCCACTTCGAATACGTTGTTGTCCCAACGCGGATTCGTATCTCCAACGACGAATGTCGAAAAGAGAAGTCCACCCACACGGGCTGCTGTGTAGAAACGCGGGAACCAGGTGTACTTGGCCTCGGCAAAGTAGCCGATGACGGAGAGCTTTGTATCTTCGTTCTCGAACGGGACTGTCCATTGGCTGTAGACCGCTTCACCGTTCAGAAGGAAACGATCCCAGCTGAACTCGACATCAGCTTCACCAATGAGCTGCTGGTAGTGGTTGCTCATCTCAGCACGCGGCAGCGACTTGCCACCGTCGGCGAGATATGCTCCCATCGCAGCCGAAGCTCCTACTGTAAGCCCCATCAGCGGCGTGTAGGCGAGTCGGATAAGCTTGTTGAAATCCCCATTCTGGTTCAGTTGGCCAGCGCTTGCCGTACTGATCGTTCCGTTCGAGCCTGC is part of the Ignavibacteriales bacterium genome and harbors:
- a CDS encoding sigma-54 dependent transcriptional regulator, which encodes MNEHILVVDDDNAFRIATRALLQDSGFTAHIAATAKEAQQVFAPDKFDLVLTDLVMEGMNGIELLEWIKTRAPETPVMMITGYGSVRTAVEAIRQGAYDYITKPCDNDELLIKIRRVLEMRKKDRELRQLREELRGRYSFANIISQSDSMKQVFKLVRQVADTDATVLIMGETGTGKEMLAKAIHYNSPRKSKPFVVITCSALNESLLESELFGHEKGAFTGALRARIGKFEDANGGTVFLDEIGDIPLHLQTKLLRVLQEKEIERVGSNKPLPVDLRVVAATNKDLQGMTKSGLFREDLFYRLNVFPIHLPTLKQRPEDVSLLADHFLGKHRSLSGGRVTSFSPAVISTLMSHHWPGNIRELENVIKRAIIKTEGEVVGSVEIPGRTEIENFPEAMIREVSVDAPFKDYMKKIVGDAESRYLAHMLEEHQGNVKVVADSMDLDRKTVYKKIEEYGIDLARYRRDDPAS
- a CDS encoding T9SS type A sorting domain-containing protein, with the translated sequence MDLATQSPKRHYGAYVVYGFLFLGMVFYASYVFAHASGMTGVTRKNGNGCTCHGTSPTTGVNVTIDGPAELSPNQTGNYTVTVQGGPAVRAGTDIAVSAGTLNASSPLQKVGDELTHVSPQPFTGGLATFSFSYTAPATPGTYTIYANANSVNFNGANSGDQWNFAPNKTVTVKAATAVENVSTIPNEFSLSQNYPNPFNPSTTISYQVMRSGHISLRVYDVRGGLVSTLVDDQREPGTYKTSLHADRLPSGVYYYRLAADGVVIQSKKMTLLK
- a CDS encoding ATP-binding protein, with the translated sequence MKFRFKILLSIWGVVLSLLVITFFIINYWTRSRIEDAFSEQLRSNRSTLNGIVGLQSEILSRGCQVIAESPRLRAVVELQDPKTAYQLSQELNQTTASDLLVLTDRHGKSLVQLVFGNRIEDDVAGRASVQQALRSGSTADVWFLGNRIFRVSSVPLLVDREMVGTLTLGFAITQEELARLKQWTNHSEIILTNDRDVVLSTISFADHDGLMTSLASSGMLAESDSAIVLKVKAANDVFLGTAFQLNKPESTARPIKYLIIKSTDRELSRSLNPILGAFGLISVVFLALTTLIGHAISVGMTRPINALVQGTTEVSKGNYDHIIAVSGRDELSFLAQRFGDMSRSLKEKISELGRLNQDLIARNSELDETVQKLKEAQEELVKSERLAATGKLTAQLAHEINNPIHNIQSCLKTSLGRLPSETQGRDLIEVAYEEVTRMSKLTRQLLDFYRTSFVPEETMPVDLNVLVKEVLQSFGDELIRNRIDVKPDLSADLPMVQGSLDKLKQVFLNLVLNARDAMPGGGHLQIRTAQENGFVKVSIGDSGVGILKENLGKIFDAFFTTKSKVSGVGLGLSVSYGIISQHRGTIHVTSTPGEGSTFVVSLPVQPQEQRLTSA